Within the Mucilaginibacter sp. CSA2-8R genome, the region TTCCCAGGTATGTTAAAAACCACCGTTACTTATAAATTAACTGATGACAACTCGGTTGAGATTGCTTATAACGCTACTACGGATAAGCCAACCGTAGTAAACTTAACCAGCCACACTTATTATAATTTAAATGGTAACGGCAGCGGTTCTATTCTGCAACACAAACTGCAATTAGATGCCGACCAGATTACCCCTGTTGACAATACATTGATTCCTACCGGCAAGCTTGCTGCTGTAGAAAACACACCGTTTGATTTTAGAAAATCTACAGAGATAGGTTCACGTATCAACGAGGGCGACGAGCAGCTTAAGTTTGGTAAAGGTTACGACCATAACTTTGTATTAAACAAGCACACGCTGCAAACTCCTATTGCTACACTGCAAGGCGACAAAAGCGGTATTGTAATGGAAGTGTTTACCGATGAGCCTGGTATACAGTTTTACAGTGGCAATTTTATGAAAGGCGCCTTTAAATTTAAAGGCGATATTAAGGACGATAACCGTACTGCACTGGCTTTAGAAACCCAGCATTTTCCCGATTCGCCTAACAAGCCGTCGTTCCCGAGCACAGAACTTAAGCCCGGACAGACTTATAAAACCACTACCATTTATAAATTTTCGGTTAAGTAAGGTATTTCAAAATTTAGATGAGGGCCGGTTTGCAACGCAATCCGGCCTTTTTCGTATTAATTGTTTTAATGTGCCGGTGTTGTTATTAAATGATGTCTTACTATTGCCTGATGCTGGTAAACCTGTTACCTTTAACTAAATGATGTTTAAATCCGTCCCCCGGTTGATTTGGTTGTTGATTGTGCTATGCGCCTTGGTGGCTTCGTGTAAGTCTAAAAGAGCAGTGCTCAAGGGGTCGCCGGGCGAGGTTGTTAAGCCGCAGGGCTTTATTGCCGATAAATATGCCGAATTATTACAAATAGACAGCCGCGATATCACCAACGGCCGGCTGTATAATTTTATCGATCAGTGGTATGGCACGCCTTACAAATTTGGAGGTTTAGATCACGATGGGGTAGACTGTTCTGGTTTTACCCTTTTGCTGCAGCAGCAGGTGTATGGCATTAATCTGCCGCGCAATACCGGCAAACAAGTAAACGCTATTAAACGCAAGTATGAGGATGAACTGCAAGAGGGCGACTTGGTTTTTTTTGATTTTGACGGCAAAAAGTTTAGCCACGTAGGCGTTTACCTGCAAAACGGATATTTAGTGCACGCCAGTACACGCAAGGGGGTGTTGATTGTAAAACTGCGTGATCCTTCGATCTATAAATACTTTTCGCGCGCAGGCTCCGTCATCAATGTTAATAGCATAGCTCAAATAGAGTAAACATTATTATTTAACGTATAATCATGTTTGAAAAAATAGTTGTACCAGCACTGGCCTTTTTACTATATAGCCTAAGCGGCACTGCACAGGTGAAAAGAATGAGCTCGTTGCAGCTGCAAAAACGTCTCAATGATACCGATACGGTTTATGTGGTTAACTTTTGGCAACCTAGTGTGCGCCTTGCGTAGCCGAGTTACCATTATTTGAAAAACTGCAAATCACTTATCACAACAAACAGCTTAAAGTATTGCTGGTAAGTATGGATTTTGAATCCAAGTGTCAAGCAGTAGAAGCTTTCGCTGCTAAGCGCCAGTTAAAATGCGAAGTGTACATGGCTGTACGCGAAAGCGATAAGGAAATGATTGATAGCGTTGACAAGGTGTGGAGCGGCGCGTTACCCGGTACATTGATTGTGAACGCAAAAAAAAGGGCATTCATATATTTCAGGAGCGCGAATTTACATATGATGAATTGAACACACATTATCAATCCAACAGATAAAATTACCATAAAAAAACTCGTTTCAATATTCATGATTGCCGTTGCTGGCAAAGCCTTTAAACCGGCCGATTCAGGTTACAAGGTGGGCAACACAGCCACAGATTTAAACTGAAAAACGTAAACGGTAAAAACCGTATCACTGGCCGATTATTAGACCGCAAAAGGACACATTGTGGTATTTACCTGCAACCACTGCCCGTATGCCAAAGCTTACAAAAGCCGGACTATGGCTTTAGATAAAGAATACGCTGCTAAAGGCTATCCGGCGATTGCTATCAGTCCGAACGACCCGGTAGCCAAAGCCAGCCGACTCTTTTGAAAACATGTAGAAATTCCACGAGCAAAAAGGCTGCACATTTCGTATTTGATTGAAAAAACACAAGATATTTCCCGTGCTTATGGTGCTAAAGCTACCCCGCATGCTTATGTGCTGCAAAAAAAACACCGGCAGGCAGTGTGGTAAAATACATTGGCGCTATTGTAACGATACCAAAAACGCGAATCCCGCAAAGGTAAAATACGTAAAAAACCGTTAATGCATTACTGACAGGGAAACAACCACGAATAAAAAGCACCAAAGCGGTAGGCTGCGGTATTAAATGGAAAAAGAGCGTTTAAGTAACAACTTTAACTAACATTAAAGGCTACTCCTCTAACACGTACAGATACATTTACCTGTTTAGAGGGGTAGCTTTTTTTATTCCACTTCTTCTGCCACTGTTGGCATATTATTTTTCTATGTCGATTTTCATTACTGTGGGCAATGAGTTATCCCATATTTCTTTCCATGTGTCTGATAGTACCTACACGTCGTTTGCCAAAGCCCGACTTTGCTAAGCTACCTCCTAAATACGTGGTCACATTACCTTTCAAAGTATAGCTTAATTGCCTGTGAAAACTTCAAGTTTGATCAATGTAAGGCTCACATAAAACTATATATCCAAAACCCCTTCTGTGTTGATTTGAAAGGTAACTCTACTTCTTGAAAGTGATTAAAACAACGGCTTAAATTTTTTAACCGAACTGTAATTCTGTCAAAATCAACTCAGTTTGTCTTATTTATTAACGAAAAAGAAATTGTAAATATTAACTATAAAATAATTAACCCTCATAAAGTGAAGGTTTAGCTTGCTAAAGTACATGTTGGCGTAAAAAAGACAACTAAAACCTATTTGAAGAGTACATTTAGTTCAAGGGCAAGACAGCAGATGATTGACCGTAGTTATCATGTTTTTTTAGACCTATGATAACTGCTTCATGCAACTGCAAGTTGTGCTTATGGATAACAAATTTATATTGATGTTTTCTTATAAGTTTAATTTAATGCAGTTGCATTTTAAAAAATAAGAGAGTGATTAAAAGCGACTAACACACAAGAGACTTTATAGTGATTGCCAGTAAAACAAATATCAGCGTTGGCAGCCACTACAAATAGATACGACTATATGAATAACTTTATAGAAATATCGGTAATAATACCAAGTTACAATCATGCTTCATACCTAGAGCAACGTATTCAAACTGTTTTAAACCAAACCTATCCAATTAGCGAATTAATTATTTTAGATGATGCCTCTCCAGATCATAGTCAGCAAATAATAAGTCGATACAGTTCCGATCCGCGCATCAGTCATATCATATTTAACGAAAACAATAGCGGCAGCACTTTTAACCAGTGGCAAAAAGGCTTGGAACTTGCCAAAAGCCCTTGGGTGTGGATTGCTGAAAGTGATGACTACGCAGACCTCACTTTTTTAGAGAAGATGGCTGGGCTAATACACCATTATCCTAATGTAGGCATTGCTTTTTGCCGATCCCAGATTGTTGACGAAAATAACGAGGTTGTATATTATTCGTACAACCACAAAAAGTTTTCGTTCGGTCCATCCGAAATTAAAGATACCCTAAGCTCCGGATACTGTCTACCCAATGTAAGTGCATGTTTATTGAAAAGAAACTACGCCTTGAGCGCGGTGGTCGGCTTGGGCAAATATAAGGCATCCGGCGATCTGATATTTTATACCCGCATACTGCATTATGCCAATATAGCTTATGAAGATAGCACATTAAACTATTTCAGGGACCATGCAGGTAACGTTTCCCGACCTGCTAAAGTAAATGGCCTATGGGTTACTGAAGGCGTTGATGTAATCGGCAATATCAATTTTAGCCTGGTTGACTTTCCGGTTTATACATTTTTACGTATAAGCTATCACTGGCTTAGGCGGGTAGATAAAATTACTTTTAAAAACAAGATTAAGGTTTTTAAAAAATTGCTTTCGGCCAGCTGGAACTTTGGCCATGCTAAACTTTTGGGAATATTTCGTTCATCCGATTATGAATTTAACAGCTAATCTGATGACGGCCTACAACTGTGTTATCATCATTCCTGTTCATAAGCCGGAGCCTACCTACTATGAGCTGATTTCGTTTGAGCAGGCGTATCGTATGTTTCATAAATTTCCGATTTATATTATAGCTCCCGAAGGTTTAAACCTGAAAGCCTACCATGAAATTATACCTGCAATTAATGTAAAGTATCTGCCTGCCGGTTGCCAAAACAGTTTGCTCAATTATAATAAGCTTAAGTTAAGTCAGTATTTCTATAAGTTATTTGCCAATTATAAGTACCTGATGACTTATGAACTTGATGCCTTTGCTTTTAAAAACGACTTGCAGCTTTGGTGCAACAAAGGTTACGATTATATAGGCGCACCCTGGTTTGAAGGGTTTGCCGAGTGTGTTAGCGATAATTTGATGGGTGTAGGTAATTCCGGGTTTTCATTAAGAAGTGTTGCAGCTATGCGGAGGGGTATTAAAACAGCCGAATATAACGACCCTACCAAGCCCCCAAATTATTACAAAAATAAGTGGCTTAAACTGCGATTCTTGCTCGGCGCGCTTCTGCCTATCGAAAACATATACCTACAAGATGCGGATTTGCTTAACGAAGATTGGGTTATTGCCGAGCTGATTGCCAGGCGCACGCCAGGCTTTAAACTGGCGCCTATCAAAGAGGCTATGCAATTTAGTTTCGAGGTTAAGCCCGAAGCCTTATTTGAATTAAACAATCATCAATTGCCCACAGGGTGCCATGCATGGTGGCGTTATAATCTGCCGTTTTGGAAGCCCTTTATCGAAAAATTTGGATACAAGTTATAAAATGAGTTTTTTTTCGATCATCATCCCTACTTACAATAGCAGTGCCACCATGGACCGTTGCCTGCAAAGTATCATTAAGCAAGATTTTGACGCTTACGAGATTCTCGTGGTAGATGGTGCCTCTGCCGACGATACCGTTGCCGTAGCACGTAAATACCAGCAGGTAGCAAACCTTCGTATAATTTCTGAACCCGATGAAGGCACGTATGATGCCATGAATAAAGGAATCAAATTGGCTAAAGGGCAGTGGTTTTATTTTTTAGGCAGTGATGATGAGTTATATGCCGATACCATCTTATCTAAAATATACAAAACAATACAAAAACGTCCCGAGAGCCGATTTATATACGGCGATGTGCTTACCTCAACAAATACTTTAGAGCGTTACAGCAATTATACCTATGTGCAGTTAATGGACCGCTGCATTTGCCATCAGTCCATATTTTATCATAAATCGCTGTTTCAGCATTCGCTGTACGACTTAAAATTTAAGTTATGTGCTGATTGGGATTTTAACCTCAAGATTTTTGATGATAGCATCAAGCCTGTTTATATTAACCGCATCGTTGCCCGTTTTGATTTGGGCGGCGCAAGCGGAAACTGGATGCAGCATCCTGAATATTTAAATCACTTTGCCAATAAGCGCGAGCTGGCTAACCGCTACAAAACTGCCGCCTGGTGGTACGGCTACTATGTGCCGCTAATGTTGTTTAAGCGAACCAAAAGCAAATTAAGATGGATGTTTCAGTAATTATACCTGTTTATAATCCGGGCAACTACTTGCTGGAGGCGGTAGAGAGTGTTTATGCGTCTGATAGCTTAGATAAGATAAATTATGAAATTATCCTGGTTAACGACGGCTCAACCGATAAATACACCCTCATGATTTTGAATGCGCTTAACACTAAAGAGCATCTTAAAATTATTGACCAAAAAAACCAGGGACCGGCGGCCGCACGTAATACAGGCATTCGCAACTCATCAGGTAAGTGTTTGTTGTTTTTGGATGCTGATAATAAGATAAGGGGCAAGTTTATGCAAACTGCGGTCCGGTTTTTAAAGAGCGACAGCGCAGATATTGTTCATGGTAATCCGCACTTTTTCGGGGATTCAAACGAGATCAGATTTAAAACCGGACATTTTGATATGAACAGCATGCTGTATACCAATCATATTGATATGTGTACCGCCATGAAGCGCAGTGTTTGGGAACAGCTTGGGGGGTTTGATGAAAGCAGGGTGCTCATTGGTTTTGAGGATTGGGAATTTTGGATAAGAGCAGGAGCGGCAGGCATGAAATTTAGGTTTGTTGATGATGTGCTGTATGATTACCGTATCAACAACAAGTCTTTGTTATCAACTAAAAATGTACCTAACAACATAGACAAGGTTTACGATTACGTGTACACTAAGCACCAGAAATACATATTTAATGCTTACCGCTCGTTATATCCGCAGTATATGGTTTGCCAGCAATATCAAAATCAGTCAGTACAAAACTTAATAGGTTTAATTGGTGAGCAATGGAGGCAGCGGTGCATGTACCAATTATACCGGGTTAGAAATGTAATTAAACGAATCATAAGATGACAGATACTTATTGGAAAGACCTTTGGTTGCAACGAGAGCTGGTGTATATGTTTAGCTGGCGCGATATCAAAATACGTTATAAGCAAACCGTCATCGGTGCGTCCTGGAGCATCATCCGGCCTCTGATTACTATACTCATATTTAACTTTGTTTTCAATCGCATAGCGCATATTAACAATCCTTCGGTAGCGCCCTATGCATTAATGGTAGCCGCCGGAATGTTGCCCTGGCAGTTCTTTTCAACAGCGGTAGCCGATGGTTCTAATAGCGTAATCAACAACGCCGGATTAATTTCAAAAATTTACTTCCCACGCCTAATCATCCCGGCAAGTACACTGTTTACGAGCCTTATTGATTTCCTGATATCAGTAGTCATCATAGTAGGGTTTATGGTATGGTACCAGCACGTGCCCGGCTGGCAGATAGTACTGTTTCCGGTATCAGTGGTGTTTATGTTACTGGCTACCATGGGAGCGAGTGTATACCTCACTGCCCTCAATGTAAAATTTCGCGATTTCAGACACCTTATTCCGTTTGCCTTACAAGTTGGTATTTACATCACACCAGTGGCCTTTAGCAGTAAAAACCTGGGCGAAAAGTGGCACCTGTTTTACTACCTAAACCCTATGGTGGGCGTTATTGATGGCTTTAGATGGACACTATTGGGAGACAGCGTTTACTGGCCGGGGGCTATGGTGTCATTGCTGGTATCGCTCGTGTTGTTATGGAGCGGTGTCAGATTCTTCAGAAAAATGGAGAAGACTTTTGTGGATGAAATTTAAATAAAAACTAATTCTAATGAGTCAATCTGCTATAAAAGTTACTGATCTCTCAAAGGCATATATTATCCAGCATAATAATGAATCGGCTGCGTCTTCATCGTTGCGCGAGGTGATCACCAAAAAAGTAAGCGGTTTTTTCAACCCAAAATCTAACGGAGAAAGTCCAGCTGTGCAAGCAGAAAAGTTTTGGGCACTTCAGGATTTGAGTTTTGATGTGGAGCGGGGTAGCCGCATGGGCATTTTAGGTGGTAACGGTGCCGGTAAAAGCACGCTGCTTAAAATTATCAGTAAGATAACCGAACCCACCTCTGGCCAAATTGAAGTGAATGGCCGTGTGGTAAGTTTGCTGGAGGTAGGTACAGGCTTTCATCCGGAACTAACCGGTCGCGAAAATGTGTTTTTAAACGGGGTGATTTTAGGCATGAAGCGGTCTGAAATTAAGAAGAAGTTTGATGAAATTGTCGATTTTGCCGAGATAGAACAGTTTTTAGATACACCTGTAAAGCGTTACAGTAGTGGTATGTATATGCGCCTGGCCTTTGCAGTAGCTGCACATCTGGAGCCAGAAATACTGATTATTGATGAAGTACTAGCCGTGGGTGACGCGCAGTTCCAAAAAAAGTGTATTGCTAAAATGGACGAGATTAGCCGTGCAGATGGCCGTACGGTACTGTTTGTAAGCCATAACCTTGAGGCGGTAAGTTCTTTTTGTACAAGCGGCATTTACCTCAAAAAAGGTAAAATCGTAATGCAGGGAGATATTGACGACGTAGCCGAGCAGTATGCAAAGGATAACACAGAAAACAAACCGGTATTTGCCCCGCATAAAACTAAAGCTATATACTTTAACAGCGTTGAAACGCTGAGGCGTAACGTACGCTTTGGCGAAGAACTAATTTTGAAATGTGAGGTGGTTACCAATCAGAACCTTGACCGGTACATTATTGGTATTACTATCTCTGATTATTTTGAAAATAAAGTAGGTACTACCTTAATTACCGGTCGCAAATACCTGCTCACCGGTTTAAATCATCTCAGTATCAAAATCCCGACCGGAAACATCGTGCCCGGAAACTATAAGATTGCAATTTCGCTGGCGCTTGATGAAAACCTGAATAACGAAGATGTGATTTTTGATCATCCTACGTTTAGCATCATCGCATCAAACATTCGCGATTCTTTTGCCATCTGGCACCCAGCCTGGGGAGGTAACTTTTTAGCAAACGTCGAAATTTCATAATAAGCAAGCTAATGGTAATCAAATTGACGAAAAAGGCAGTACATAAGTTTCTGCGTTTATTTGGATACGGCATCCACAAAATAATGCCTGTGCCGATGATTGAGCCGGTAGCCGAAGAGCCACCGATCATTGAGGAGCCGGCACCTGTAGAGGTTCAGCCTGCTAACCTGGTGACTATTGACCTGGATAACTTTTTTGTGCTACCTAAAAAGGATATCACTTATTCATACGACTTGCTGTATACCTATCATAATTGCGATTTTATGAAAGATCCGCGTTTTATGGAGGCTTATCGCTTAGGGCGTGCAACCGACGTGCACGAGACGGTTTTAAAAAATTACGATATCTATTGGCGTATTCATGTGCTTTGCTGGGCTGCTACTTACGCAGCTAAGCTTGAGGGCGACTTTGTTGATTGCGGCGTAAACACAGGGATTTTTTCACGGGCCATCATCCATTATATTGATTTTAACAGCACCAGCAAAACCTATTACCTGTTAGACACCTTTACCGGGCTCGACGAAAGGTTTAGTACTCCCGAAGAAATGGAGCAACCGCTTAATCAAAAATATACTACCTATAAAGACGGTTTGTACGAACGTGTGCAAGAAACTTTTAAAGGGTTTAATGTAAACATCATTAAAGGTGCTGTGCCCGAAACGTTACCATTGGTAACGGCCGAAAAAGTAGCTTACCTGTCGGTTGATATGAATTGTATACAGCCAGAGATAGATACCCTAAACCATTTTTGGGATAAGCTTACACCGGGCGGCATCATCGTGCTGGATGATTATGGCTATGGAAACATCACCAACGAGCAAAAAGCTGCACACGATGAATTTGCACGCTCAAAAGGCGTTGAGGTGCTTTCGGTGCCAACTTGCCAGGGCATCATTATTAAACCGCTTAATTAATTGTCATCCACACTATCATGAAAAAAATCTATCACCTGGAAGGTATAAGAGGCGTTGGTGCTTTAATTGTTTTCGTCTGCCATTTTCAGATTGTGTTTATGCCAGAATTTTATACCCGCCTGCACTGGTGGCTGGTTCCGCATATGCGTTTAGGTTTAGTAAAGTTTCTGGTAAACTTTGTTAACCTGATGATTGTCGGCAATATGTTTCTGCACATTTTTTGGGCGCTGAGCGCCTATGTGCTATTTGCCAAGTTTTTCAAATACAACACTCAAAACAGCGCCCTTTTATCTAACAGCGTTAAGCGTTACATCAGGTTAATGATCCCGTGTGCGGTATCTATTTTTTTTAGTTACATCATATTTAAAGCCGGGTTTATTTATGTGCGGCAAATTCCGGTACAAACGTTACAACAAAATCTCTATCTCATACCGCCGTCGTTTTTGCATGCCTTAAAAACATCAGTGTGGAGTACACTTTTCGATTACGATTATTTTAGCAGTTACAACGGCCCGTTATGGACCATACAGCGCGAATTTTACGGCTCGGTATTTTGCTATGCACTTTTTGGGGTGATAGATAAATCTAACAATCGTACCTGGTTTTACGCACTGATTTTTGCCTGCGTTTGGGTATTGAAAATTTATTGGCTCAATAGCTTTTTATTTGGGTATCTGTTGAGCGACATCGACTTTTCAGACCGTAAAGACAACAGCATACTTGCCAGGTTTATTCAAAATCTTGATCAGTACTTAACAAAGCATCAGGGTATACTCTTAACCCTGTTCACTGTCATCTACGTGGCCGGTCGTGTGGTAATTTATCGCAATCTCGAACGGATGGATTGGGTAAATTGCATCTTAAGCTTTTTGCTCATTCTTATTTCGCTCCGGGCACAGATTGTTTCAGAGCTCATGAAATTTAAAGTATTCACCTCGCTCGGAAAGTTATCATTCGGTCTTTATGTGCTTCACTGGCCGATTTTATGTTCTTTGAGTTCATGGCTTTATCTCCGGTTTGCACTAAAATCATATCCTAAAGCCTTGTGTTTAATGGCGCTTTCTGCAGCAGTTTGCCTGGCAATGGCCTGGCTGTTTAACAAACTGGTTGACCAGCATGCTATTAAACTGGCCAGCAAAGCTGCAAACCATATTGAAAACCTAACTAAATACAAAACCAAAGATCAACCCAGAGAATCGCTGGTACGCGAAGTTGCTCTGGCTAAATAACTACCATTTATGACAGGCATTGAATCATGGACCGGCGAACGGCTTGAAACCTTTGTATTCAACGAAAATACCATAGAGCACCTGCATCGTTATGTTATTGCAGCAGAATTGGCCGCCGGTAAAACCGTACTCGACATTGCATCAGGCGAAGGCTATGGTACCAACATGATAGCTGGCGTAGCTGCTGAAGTGGTTGGGGTGGATATTGATGCTGAAACCATTGCCAATGCCCAAAATAAATACCGGAGAGATAACCTGAGTTTTAAAACGGGGTCGGCTGACCAAATACCTTGCGAAAGCGGCTATTTTGATTTGGTGGTGAGTTTTGAAACGATTGAGCATCACGACCGGCATCATGAAATGATGGCCGAGATAAAACGGGTGCTTAAGCCAGGCGGCATACTGCTGATCTCATCTCCGGATAAAAAGTATTACAGCGATGCTACTGGTTATAAAAATCCATATCACATTAAAGAATTGTACCAGCAGGAATTTGAAGAGCTGTTGTCCCAATACTTTAAACAAACAAGCTACTGTCGTCAAAAAAACTTTATCGGTTCTTTAATCATACCTCGCTTTGATTGTACAGAAAATGACTCGGTTACTATGTATAATGGTAATTATGATGGTATTGGCAACAATGATGTGGGAGCTCAGTTTTTAGTGGCCTTGGCATCAGACAACGAGTTGCCGCAGTTAAAACTGACTTTGTTTGACGGGCAGCGGGTGGTGCAAAAACAAATTGATGACGTGCGCGACCAGGTAATGGCTTTTATGCAGCAGCAAGCCACTGATTATTTTGGCAAAATGCAGAAGGAAGCTACCGACCATGTAGAACTGTTGAGACAACGAGCCTTGAATGATATAGAGCAGGCCCGGCAAAAAGAAGCGTTACGGCTTAGAAATACTCGCGATTACCGGATGGGTAATTTTCTGTTGTCGCCATTACGTACCATAAAAAAAATATTTTATGCCTGAGGTATCTGTTATTATTCCAAATTATAATCATAGCAAATACCTTAAGCAGCGTATCGATAGCGTACTTAATCAAACTTATCCGCACTTTGAACTTATTATACTCGACGACTGTTCTACTGATGATAGTAAAGCTATTATTGAGGTTTACCGTGGCCATCCTAAAGTTAAAAGGATTATATACAACAATCAGAACAGCGGCAGCACCTTTATACAATGGGAGCGGGGAGCGCAAGCGGCAGTTGCCCGCTGGCTTTGGATTGCAGAGAGTGATGACTATGCCGAGCCCGGTTTTTTGGAAGAACTGGTAAAGCTTGCACAAAGTGATGATAATATTGGTATAGCCTTCTGCGGTTCACACTGGGTGGATGCTGATGGTAACATAAAAGATGATCTTTCTCTTTATCACCATTCTTTTAAACGCTCTGGAACGGTTGAGGTAGGAGAAGAGATGGTAAAGCATTGTACCATACAAAATGCCAGTTCTTGTTTATTTGACCGTAACAAGCTTTTAAGCAGCATTAAAAATTTAAAAACGTACCGGGCCTGTGGCGATTGGGTGCTGTACGTGCGTATGCTGCAACACTGCAACCTGGCATTCACCAGTCAAAAATTAAATTATTTTAGATGGTACCATGCCAACATCAGCAATGCTGCTAAAGAAACTTTGTGGATAACCGAAGGCTTGGATATTTTAAGCAATATCAATACCCGTAAAGTAAAAATCTCGCATGAGCATTTTAAGTGGGTGATTAATTTTTGGAGAAACAAACTTACCCCTTTGTCGGCAACCGAAAAGTTTAAAGCTACGTTAAAGTTAAAAATGTTTGAGCTTGACTATTGGCAGAGTAAGCTTTTCTTTTAAATATGATAGTGATTGCAGGTGGCGCCAACGTAACTGTAAAAGCAATGCATAACGCTTAATATTAGCCGTATAATTTAATCATGCCGAACCATTATCAATTTCATGATACCGTAGTATTACGACATCCGGTATACAGTTTTCAGCAGTTCGATAAAAATAATCTGGCGGCAAAACTTCAGGATAGCTTTTTTAGGGACGCTATTTATTTGTGTAGTCCCACAGTTTTTGATGAGTTGAAGAAGTGCAGTTTCGATTATACCAAACTTAATGCTAAACTTAAAAATACAGTTTTAAAATATTTTAACCGCATGTGTTACCGGCCTACACCGTTTGCGCTGTGCGCAGCAGTGAGTACGGTAAAATGGACTGGCTATGCTGACGAAATACAGGTGGATGAATTAAATTTTAAACCGCATGTAAAATTGAGCTATGCAAAAAGTTTACAGGTAGCTGCCGAAATATTGGAAACAGTGCGCCCCATGTTATATGTTAGGGCTAATGCAACGCTGTACAAGGTAGGGAAGCAATACCGGTATATCAAAAGCATGCAGGATGACACCGATAAGATTACTTTTTACATAGCATCTGCCGATGCTACATCTCTTTTAAGTAAAGTTTTAAAGTTTGGTTCTCGACAACGTGTAGCAGAGGACATAACTGCATTTATTATTCAAAAAACGAATTGTAAAGCAACTGAGGCTGCCGAATATTTGCAGTCGCTTTTAGAGGAGCAGATTTTAGTTGATGCACATGCACTCAATATAACCGGGAAGGATTATTTGCAAAAGTTAAGTTCATTAAAGCTATTAAACGGGATAGACAACGGTAATGGCCTTTACCAAAATTTAAACCACG harbors:
- a CDS encoding glycosyltransferase family 2 protein; the encoded protein is MSFFSIIIPTYNSSATMDRCLQSIIKQDFDAYEILVVDGASADDTVAVARKYQQVANLRIISEPDEGTYDAMNKGIKLAKGQWFYFLGSDDELYADTILSKIYKTIQKRPESRFIYGDVLTSTNTLERYSNYTYVQLMDRCICHQSIFYHKSLFQHSLYDLKFKLCADWDFNLKIFDDSIKPVYINRIVARFDLGGASGNWMQHPEYLNHFANKRELANRYKTAAWWYGYYVPLMLFKRTKSKLRWMFQ
- a CDS encoding glycosyltransferase family 2 protein: MNNFIEISVIIPSYNHASYLEQRIQTVLNQTYPISELIILDDASPDHSQQIISRYSSDPRISHIIFNENNSGSTFNQWQKGLELAKSPWVWIAESDDYADLTFLEKMAGLIHHYPNVGIAFCRSQIVDENNEVVYYSYNHKKFSFGPSEIKDTLSSGYCLPNVSACLLKRNYALSAVVGLGKYKASGDLIFYTRILHYANIAYEDSTLNYFRDHAGNVSRPAKVNGLWVTEGVDVIGNINFSLVDFPVYTFLRISYHWLRRVDKITFKNKIKVFKKLLSASWNFGHAKLLGIFRSSDYEFNS
- a CDS encoding aldose epimerase family protein, with protein sequence MINLKSKTFFAAMLAAGLFSVTACNQSSNKQSTNMTDSTTATGQLPAASKFEKTVDGKQTKLYTLKNSKGVQLAITNYGGRMVSLLVPDKNGKMVDVIAGPGSVENFEDAKGNYYGALIGRYGNRIGNAKFTLEGKEYKLPANDGPNTLHGGKEGFDVKVWDVKPVDDHTLELSYTSADGEQGFPGMLKTTVTYKLTDDNSVEIAYNATTDKPTVVNLTSHTYYNLNGNGSGSILQHKLQLDADQITPVDNTLIPTGKLAAVENTPFDFRKSTEIGSRINEGDEQLKFGKGYDHNFVLNKHTLQTPIATLQGDKSGIVMEVFTDEPGIQFYSGNFMKGAFKFKGDIKDDNRTALALETQHFPDSPNKPSFPSTELKPGQTYKTTTIYKFSVK
- a CDS encoding C40 family peptidase translates to MMFKSVPRLIWLLIVLCALVASCKSKRAVLKGSPGEVVKPQGFIADKYAELLQIDSRDITNGRLYNFIDQWYGTPYKFGGLDHDGVDCSGFTLLLQQQVYGINLPRNTGKQVNAIKRKYEDELQEGDLVFFDFDGKKFSHVGVYLQNGYLVHASTRKGVLIVKLRDPSIYKYFSRAGSVINVNSIAQIE
- a CDS encoding glycosyltransferase, whose protein sequence is MDVSVIIPVYNPGNYLLEAVESVYASDSLDKINYEIILVNDGSTDKYTLMILNALNTKEHLKIIDQKNQGPAAARNTGIRNSSGKCLLFLDADNKIRGKFMQTAVRFLKSDSADIVHGNPHFFGDSNEIRFKTGHFDMNSMLYTNHIDMCTAMKRSVWEQLGGFDESRVLIGFEDWEFWIRAGAAGMKFRFVDDVLYDYRINNKSLLSTKNVPNNIDKVYDYVYTKHQKYIFNAYRSLYPQYMVCQQYQNQSVQNLIGLIGEQWRQRCMYQLYRVRNVIKRIIR
- a CDS encoding ABC transporter permease; this encodes MTDTYWKDLWLQRELVYMFSWRDIKIRYKQTVIGASWSIIRPLITILIFNFVFNRIAHINNPSVAPYALMVAAGMLPWQFFSTAVADGSNSVINNAGLISKIYFPRLIIPASTLFTSLIDFLISVVIIVGFMVWYQHVPGWQIVLFPVSVVFMLLATMGASVYLTALNVKFRDFRHLIPFALQVGIYITPVAFSSKNLGEKWHLFYYLNPMVGVIDGFRWTLLGDSVYWPGAMVSLLVSLVLLWSGVRFFRKMEKTFVDEI
- a CDS encoding DUF5672 family protein, which translates into the protein MTAYNCVIIIPVHKPEPTYYELISFEQAYRMFHKFPIYIIAPEGLNLKAYHEIIPAINVKYLPAGCQNSLLNYNKLKLSQYFYKLFANYKYLMTYELDAFAFKNDLQLWCNKGYDYIGAPWFEGFAECVSDNLMGVGNSGFSLRSVAAMRRGIKTAEYNDPTKPPNYYKNKWLKLRFLLGALLPIENIYLQDADLLNEDWVIAELIARRTPGFKLAPIKEAMQFSFEVKPEALFELNNHQLPTGCHAWWRYNLPFWKPFIEKFGYKL